ACATCTGATGACGTCATTTGTagctctgaaattgaaatacttttttcaaaattaatttttctgaataaaaattagggATAAAGGAACCAACAGAAATCAATATAAAAAGAAATGtgacagaattttcaattgaacatTGAATACAAATTATCTGAAAGACGCAGAAGATTGAGAACGTGTGACAGGTTTGCCTAACTATCTGCGTCTCTTGATTTTCACACATCTCTCCGTTGACCCTGTTGCTGTGCTAATAGTAAGAGGACAATCAACATGGTCAGATGGtcagaaaaatatcgaattgtTGTTTTGGGAAAATATCTGAATACTTATTGTTCAATTGTGGTCAGTGCAGTACTTCGATATTTTGATAcgactaaaaaattgaaaagacaGACATATGTCGTTAAATTATGGTTGCCCTGAATGAGATCTTTGACTATGCGgctttctttgattttcacatctaaaataaaaaataatgccaAAATATTATGGCAATCAGTGTAATACAAAAAGTTTCCATTGGAAAACTGATTAAAGGTGTTTAGATTGTGAGAAATGGTTGTCACTCATTTGCAAAGCTTTTACGATTTTTGAGGCAAAAAACCGACGCCTGCTCTCAAagtatttcacaattttattcctcataatttttttggttccgctcaattttagattatacgaaaaaactatattttttggaaagtacGGTTTGTTCTACACTAAGGGAAAACACATAAATTTTGGGGAACGCTTTGTTTATGCTTACAGAGAATCTATAACTAAGTCTAAAAATGGCTACGGTATTTTTAATCATAGGAAGACCTTGCTTTAGTATAAACTTGTAACTTGCGCTAACTTTGGTTAAACCTGTCTGTTTCAGGTAAGTAAAATTTAGTACCTACAGCAATTAAAGTTGGTTAGGAAGCAGGTATGAGAATAGCCAGGCAAGAACATACATAGGTAGGCATGAGTTAGACATAAAGACGCGTAAGTAGGCATGTAAGCATTTAGGTAGCTATAAGGTATGCATGTAGTTGCGTAAGTAGCCATAAGAtaggaatttcaaaagaattttaaaGCTGAAGTTACATGAAAAGTTAATTCAAACTTTATTCAACAGGAAATGGGTAGATAAGTTCATTCTAGCTAGTTGGTTTTcacttcttatttttattttttctctcccATATTCTGATTTcgaattcccattttttcattgCTCAGCTTATTCCGTTctttttgctgtttcatatcatcttcttccattttcttcatttcttgtgttcgaattattttatttgggAATCTGATCAAAACATGCTTACATCcttctgattttttggatgTCCAAATTGAATGAGAGTTCTTAAATGAATTATTACacgataatttatttttataaaactaacCTGGGCCTCCGTATCACATTTAATGTAATACACGGAAAAGTGATGAACATCATTACGTGGCAACAAGATTCCTGGAACATGcaacaattcaatttcaattgatGTTTCCGGATCAATGAATCCTTTGGGAGTCCTGATGTCAAACATATCGTTATTAGTGACTTTTATTTTGTAggtatatcgatttt
The nucleotide sequence above comes from Caenorhabditis elegans chromosome III. Encoded proteins:
- the ZK688.12 gene encoding uncharacterized protein (Confirmed by transcript evidence); the protein is MPTGKRKGDVESTKFDLVLRPETITFENFRIGWFYTEARLVIKNPTKNRYTYKIKVTNNDMFDIRTPKGFIDPETSIEIELLHVPGILLPRNDVHHFSVYYIKCDTEAQNSHSIWTSKKSEGCKHVLIRFPNKIIRTQEMKKMEEDDMKQQKERNKLSNEKMGIRNQNMGEKK